A single genomic interval of Microbacterium sp. LWO14-1.2 harbors:
- a CDS encoding YaeQ family protein, with amino-acid sequence MAIGSTIHTFDVQLADTDRGVYEDYSLRAARHPSETDAYLLTRLLALGLEYAEGIAFGGSVSDTEEPAVVVRDLTGRITAWIEVGAPDAERLHHATRLADRVVVYTHRDPVKVMAPWADKRIHRADDVRVYSFDPGFIESAAPLLERRNAVTMTVTEQTLYLTLNGTSLTTAVHEHSIG; translated from the coding sequence ATGGCGATCGGCTCGACAATCCACACGTTCGACGTGCAACTGGCAGACACGGATCGCGGCGTCTACGAGGACTACTCCCTCCGCGCGGCGCGGCATCCCTCCGAGACCGACGCCTACCTGCTCACCCGGCTGCTCGCCCTCGGCCTCGAGTACGCGGAGGGCATCGCGTTCGGCGGCAGCGTGTCGGACACCGAGGAACCCGCCGTCGTCGTGCGCGACCTCACCGGGCGCATCACCGCCTGGATCGAGGTCGGAGCCCCCGACGCCGAACGGCTGCACCACGCGACCCGCCTCGCCGACCGCGTCGTCGTCTACACGCATCGCGATCCGGTCAAGGTCATGGCCCCGTGGGCCGACAAGCGCATCCACCGCGCCGACGACGTCCGCGTGTACAGCTTCGACCCCGGGTTCATCGAGTCGGCCGCACCGCTGCTCGAACGCCGCAACGCGGTGACCATGACCGTCACCGAGCAGACCCTCTACCTGACGCTGAACGGCACGAGCCTGACGACAGCCGTGCACGAGCACTCGATCGGCTGA
- a CDS encoding acyl-CoA dehydrogenase family protein yields the protein MERDIYEEDHEAFRDLVKDFVKRHVTHEAIEKWDADGEVDRATMLAAGEAGIIGLSVPEEFGGAGMLQDYRFRAIVNEEVIAAGAGSLAGAFGIQDDLAVPYLVHMGTQEQKQKWLPRMATGEVIGALAMTEPGAGSDLRGIKTTAKKTDGGYIVNGAKTFISSGATADLVVTFVKTGEGNRPDAFSLVLIENGMEGFDHGKKLHKMGFQGHDTAELSFSDVFVPDENLIGGEEGKGFIQLMMNLPLERLSIGVAGAAAAQAALDWTVAYTKDREAFGERIIDFQNSRFQIADMATTVDALWAYIDRALLAYSKGKLSAEEAAKVKFWATEREWEVLDAGVQLHGGYGYITEYPIARAFLDARVHRIYGGTNEIMREIVGRQIAGKR from the coding sequence ATGGAACGCGACATCTACGAAGAGGATCACGAGGCATTCCGCGACCTCGTCAAGGATTTCGTCAAGCGCCACGTCACGCACGAGGCGATCGAGAAGTGGGACGCCGACGGAGAGGTCGATCGAGCGACCATGCTCGCCGCGGGCGAGGCCGGCATCATCGGGCTCTCCGTGCCGGAGGAGTTCGGCGGCGCGGGCATGCTGCAGGACTACCGCTTCCGCGCGATCGTCAACGAAGAGGTCATCGCCGCGGGGGCCGGTTCTCTCGCGGGCGCCTTCGGCATCCAGGACGACCTGGCCGTGCCGTACCTCGTGCACATGGGCACGCAGGAGCAGAAGCAGAAGTGGCTGCCGCGCATGGCCACCGGAGAAGTCATCGGCGCTCTCGCGATGACCGAGCCGGGTGCGGGCTCCGACCTGCGCGGCATCAAGACCACTGCGAAGAAGACCGACGGCGGGTACATCGTCAACGGCGCGAAGACGTTCATCTCCTCGGGCGCGACCGCCGACCTCGTCGTGACGTTCGTGAAGACCGGCGAGGGGAACCGTCCCGACGCCTTCAGCCTCGTGCTGATCGAGAACGGCATGGAGGGCTTCGACCACGGCAAGAAGCTGCACAAGATGGGCTTCCAGGGTCATGACACGGCGGAGCTCTCGTTCAGCGACGTGTTCGTTCCCGACGAGAACCTCATCGGCGGCGAAGAGGGCAAGGGCTTCATCCAGCTGATGATGAACCTGCCTCTCGAGCGTCTGTCGATCGGCGTCGCGGGTGCGGCGGCCGCGCAGGCAGCCCTCGACTGGACCGTCGCCTACACCAAGGACCGCGAGGCGTTCGGCGAGCGGATCATCGACTTCCAGAACAGCCGGTTCCAGATCGCCGACATGGCGACGACCGTCGACGCGCTCTGGGCGTACATCGACCGCGCGCTCCTCGCGTACTCGAAGGGCAAGCTCTCGGCGGAGGAGGCCGCGAAGGTCAAGTTCTGGGCGACAGAGCGCGAGTGGGAGGTGCTCGACGCCGGAGTGCAGCTGCACGGCGGCTACGGCTACATCACCGAGTACCCCATCGCCCGCGCGTTCCTCGACGCTCGCGTGCACCGCATCTACGGCGGCACGAACGAGATCATGCGCGAGATCGTCGGGCGCCAGATCGCCGGCAAGCGCTGA
- a CDS encoding ECF transporter S component produces the protein MSGTDAGAADAAHKADTGATATGSTTTDSTAVVGAAPRRRFRFPTAILLTCAALGVAGGILLAPANWVSTLLFGGLPFVSVAIAGLWLLPSVIALRLLQRPLVGLLVGLLAGLVIVPFSGYGFGSVATNLWWAAFTELPFLFVLWRYWGTWLHYLGAIIVSVVYPIMAWASFDLGSFGLGIQIAFFAVILASCMGATALGILIADRLKKAGVGRRLPH, from the coding sequence GTGAGCGGGACGGATGCCGGCGCAGCCGACGCCGCGCACAAGGCCGACACCGGCGCGACCGCGACCGGCTCCACCACCACCGACTCGACCGCGGTCGTCGGTGCCGCTCCGCGCCGTCGCTTCCGCTTCCCCACCGCTATCCTGTTGACCTGCGCCGCACTCGGCGTCGCCGGCGGCATCCTGCTCGCCCCCGCGAACTGGGTCTCCACACTGCTGTTCGGCGGGCTTCCGTTCGTCAGCGTCGCGATCGCCGGACTGTGGCTCCTGCCGTCGGTCATCGCCCTGCGGCTGCTGCAGCGCCCTCTCGTGGGCCTGCTCGTCGGGCTGCTCGCCGGCCTCGTGATCGTGCCGTTCTCGGGATACGGGTTCGGCAGCGTCGCCACGAACCTGTGGTGGGCGGCCTTCACCGAGCTGCCGTTCCTCTTCGTGCTGTGGCGCTACTGGGGAACCTGGCTGCACTACCTCGGGGCGATCATCGTCTCGGTCGTGTACCCGATCATGGCGTGGGCGTCGTTCGACCTCGGCAGCTTCGGGCTCGGCATCCAGATCGCGTTCTTCGCAGTGATCCTGGCGAGCTGCATGGGCGCGACGGCCCTCGGCATCCTCATCGCCGACCGTCTGAAGAAGGCCGGAGTCGGCCGTCGCCTCCCGCACTGA
- a CDS encoding carbon starvation CstA family protein: protein MTASSPHSRGAATTDDDPVIVTDPTLPPVALTDEHHERSSRWTLPKILLWTAIALLGGVAWVMLAIVRGETVNAIWFVFAAVCTYLIGYRFYSKVIERYITRPDDRRATPAEVKQDGKDYVPTDRRVLYGHHFAAIAGAGPLVGPVLAAQMGYLPGTIWIIVGVVLAGAVQDYTVLFFSMRRGGRTIGQMARQELGRIGGTAAIVASLLIMLIIVAILALVVVNALGESPWGVFSVAMTIPIALFMGVYLRYLRPGKVTEVSIIGFVLLMAAIIAGGWVAGTEWGQAIFHLDRTTIAWGIIIYGFIAAVLPVWLLLAPRDYLSTFMKIGVIVMLAGAIVLVRPEISVPAVSIFGENGMGPVFAGPLFPFLFVTIACGALSGFHALIASGTTPKLVEKERQTRFIGYGGMLMESFVAIMALVAAISIDQSIYFAMNAPSAATGGTVEGAVAFVNSLGLTGVNLTPDMLTGTAAAVGEESIVSRTGGAPTLALGLAHIMQQALGGQALMAFWYHFAIMFEALFILTAVDAGTRVARFMLQDSIGAWFPKFRDVSWRPGVWICTAIMVAGWGAILILGVTDPLGGINTFFPLFGIANQLLAAIALAVVLAIVAKRGRSYVKWLWIIGLPLAFTAVVTITASLYKILSPVPAIGYWANHFRYREALNSGDTSLGEPKVLEAVIRNTAVQGTLSIIFVTLAIVVMIAAVVATIKAIRNGGGENSEDAPVASRRYAPAGFLPTAEERELEKQWEPILADERKASTH, encoded by the coding sequence ATGACCGCATCCTCGCCGCACAGCCGCGGCGCCGCGACCACCGACGACGATCCCGTGATCGTCACAGACCCGACGCTTCCGCCGGTCGCCCTGACCGACGAGCACCACGAGCGTTCGAGCCGCTGGACTCTGCCGAAGATCCTGCTCTGGACCGCCATCGCCCTGCTCGGCGGCGTGGCCTGGGTGATGCTGGCCATCGTCCGCGGCGAGACCGTCAACGCGATCTGGTTCGTGTTCGCGGCGGTCTGCACGTACCTCATCGGCTACCGCTTCTACTCGAAGGTCATCGAGCGCTACATCACGCGTCCCGACGACCGTCGGGCCACGCCCGCCGAGGTCAAGCAGGACGGCAAGGACTACGTCCCCACCGACCGCCGAGTGCTCTACGGCCACCACTTCGCCGCCATCGCCGGCGCCGGCCCGCTCGTCGGCCCCGTGCTCGCCGCGCAGATGGGCTACCTGCCCGGGACGATCTGGATCATCGTCGGCGTCGTGCTCGCCGGAGCCGTCCAGGACTACACGGTGCTGTTCTTCTCGATGCGCCGCGGCGGCCGCACGATCGGCCAGATGGCGCGTCAGGAACTGGGGAGGATCGGCGGCACGGCCGCGATCGTGGCATCCCTCCTCATCATGCTGATCATCGTCGCGATCCTCGCGCTGGTCGTGGTGAACGCGCTCGGAGAGAGCCCCTGGGGTGTCTTCTCGGTCGCGATGACCATCCCGATCGCCCTGTTCATGGGCGTGTACCTGCGCTACCTGCGCCCTGGCAAGGTCACCGAGGTGTCGATCATCGGCTTCGTGCTGCTGATGGCCGCGATCATCGCGGGCGGCTGGGTCGCCGGAACCGAGTGGGGTCAGGCGATCTTCCACCTCGACCGCACGACGATCGCCTGGGGGATCATCATCTACGGCTTCATCGCCGCGGTGCTGCCCGTCTGGCTGCTGCTGGCCCCGCGCGACTACCTCTCGACGTTCATGAAGATCGGCGTGATCGTCATGCTCGCCGGGGCGATCGTGCTCGTGCGTCCCGAGATCTCGGTCCCGGCCGTCAGCATCTTCGGCGAGAACGGCATGGGGCCGGTGTTCGCCGGTCCGCTCTTCCCGTTCCTGTTCGTGACGATCGCCTGCGGCGCCCTGTCGGGTTTCCATGCGCTGATCGCCTCGGGGACGACGCCGAAGCTCGTGGAGAAGGAGCGTCAGACGCGCTTCATCGGCTACGGCGGCATGCTCATGGAGTCGTTCGTCGCCATCATGGCGCTCGTCGCGGCGATCTCGATCGACCAGAGCATCTACTTCGCGATGAACGCGCCATCCGCGGCGACCGGCGGCACCGTCGAGGGAGCCGTCGCCTTCGTCAACTCCCTGGGGCTGACGGGCGTGAATCTCACACCCGACATGCTCACGGGAACGGCCGCGGCGGTCGGCGAGGAATCGATCGTGTCGCGCACCGGCGGCGCGCCGACCCTCGCCCTCGGGCTCGCGCACATCATGCAGCAGGCCCTCGGCGGTCAGGCGCTGATGGCGTTCTGGTACCACTTCGCGATCATGTTCGAGGCGTTGTTCATCCTCACCGCGGTGGATGCCGGCACCCGCGTCGCACGATTCATGCTGCAGGACTCGATCGGCGCCTGGTTCCCCAAGTTCCGTGACGTCTCGTGGCGTCCCGGCGTGTGGATCTGCACCGCGATCATGGTGGCCGGCTGGGGAGCGATCCTCATCCTCGGCGTCACCGATCCGCTCGGCGGCATCAACACGTTCTTCCCGCTGTTCGGTATCGCGAACCAGCTTCTCGCCGCGATCGCGCTCGCCGTGGTGCTCGCGATCGTCGCGAAGCGCGGACGGTCGTACGTCAAGTGGCTGTGGATCATCGGCCTGCCGCTCGCGTTCACGGCCGTCGTCACGATCACGGCGTCGCTGTACAAGATCCTCTCGCCGGTCCCGGCGATCGGCTACTGGGCGAACCACTTCCGGTACCGCGAGGCGCTGAACTCGGGCGACACGTCGCTCGGTGAGCCGAAGGTGCTGGAGGCCGTCATCCGCAACACCGCGGTGCAGGGCACGCTGTCGATCATCTTCGTCACCCTCGCGATCGTGGTGATGATCGCGGCGGTCGTGGCGACCATCAAGGCGATCCGCAACGGCGGAGGGGAGAACAGCGAAGACGCGCCGGTCGCGTCGCGCCGTTACGCCCCCGCGGGCTTCCTCCCGACCGCTGAGGAGCGCGAGCTCGAGAAGCAGTGGGAGCCGATCCTCGCCGACGAGCGCAAGGCATCGACGCACTGA
- a CDS encoding ABC transporter ATP-binding protein, translating into MRDLSITHANAAHPSPTAVDFDIHPGEVVLLLGPSGSGKSTLTLALNGLIPHAVPATMTGTVTAGGLDTTDVPTATLSTRVAMVFQDPDAQIVTGTVYDEVAFGPENLLLPLDEVRARTEDALRRVGLWERRDENPDRLSGGGRQRLAIGCALAMGSPLIVLDEPTANLDPQGVDDVYAALADVVAAGDRAILLVEHNLDAAMGFVTRTIVLDRSGHVVFDGEPADVIRAHVDELIAMGVWLPAATIAALRMRDAGTTLDPLPLTPDELGAALAAAQPPPGSSSEKGSDTDPGTPHRVSSRFARSTTEEERSARSTTEEERSARSTTEEQSASHQPIVRARGLTVRRGRTEILHGVDLDIAPGSFTAIVGANGAGKTTLLQSLAGVVPPPKHRVTVCGIDPGAASPRDLASRIGFVFQNPEHQFIAHTVFDELAHGLRLRRTPDAEIAERVESMLSRFGLESKAQVHPFLLSGGEKRRLSVGTALITRPQVLALDEPTFGQDRARATELLTLLHDLRDEGTTILVVTHDLQLVAEHTSHTIVLRDGRVHAAGTTADLFRNERTFTDAGLRLPPLQRVLAASGWAIA; encoded by the coding sequence GTGCGTGACCTCTCGATCACCCACGCCAATGCTGCGCACCCCTCCCCCACGGCGGTCGACTTCGACATCCACCCTGGTGAGGTCGTCCTGCTGCTCGGCCCCTCGGGATCCGGCAAATCCACGCTCACCCTCGCGCTGAACGGGCTCATCCCGCACGCGGTCCCCGCCACGATGACGGGCACCGTGACCGCCGGCGGACTCGACACCACCGACGTTCCGACCGCGACGCTCAGCACCCGGGTGGCGATGGTGTTCCAGGATCCCGATGCGCAGATCGTGACCGGCACGGTGTACGACGAAGTCGCCTTCGGACCGGAGAATCTGCTGCTGCCGCTCGACGAGGTCCGCGCGCGGACCGAAGACGCCCTGCGCCGCGTCGGCCTGTGGGAGCGCCGAGACGAGAACCCCGACCGCCTGTCGGGCGGCGGGCGCCAGCGCCTCGCGATCGGCTGCGCACTCGCGATGGGGTCGCCGCTGATCGTGCTCGACGAACCCACCGCCAACCTCGATCCGCAGGGGGTCGACGACGTGTACGCGGCGCTCGCCGACGTCGTCGCCGCAGGAGACCGCGCGATCCTCCTGGTCGAGCACAACCTCGACGCCGCAATGGGCTTCGTCACGCGCACGATCGTGCTCGACCGCTCCGGGCACGTCGTGTTCGACGGAGAGCCCGCCGACGTGATCCGCGCACACGTCGACGAGCTCATCGCCATGGGCGTGTGGCTGCCGGCCGCGACGATCGCTGCGCTCAGGATGCGGGATGCCGGAACCACGCTCGACCCACTGCCCCTGACGCCGGACGAACTCGGCGCAGCGCTCGCCGCAGCGCAACCGCCGCCCGGGTCGTCGAGCGAGAAGGGCAGCGACACCGACCCCGGAACACCTCACCGCGTTTCGTCTCGCTTCGCTCGCTCAACGACCGAGGAGGAACGCTCCGCTCGCTCAACGACCGAGGAGGAACGCTCCGCTCGCTCGACGACCGAGGAGCAGAGCGCGAGTCACCAGCCGATCGTCCGCGCCCGCGGGCTGACGGTGCGACGCGGACGCACCGAGATCCTGCACGGCGTCGATCTCGACATCGCGCCCGGCTCGTTCACGGCGATCGTCGGCGCGAACGGCGCGGGCAAGACGACGCTGCTGCAGTCGCTCGCCGGTGTCGTGCCTCCCCCGAAGCACCGCGTGACGGTCTGCGGCATCGACCCCGGCGCGGCCTCACCACGCGACCTCGCGAGCCGCATCGGGTTCGTCTTCCAGAATCCCGAGCACCAGTTCATCGCACACACGGTCTTCGACGAGCTCGCCCACGGACTCCGCCTGCGCCGCACACCGGATGCCGAGATCGCCGAGCGCGTCGAGTCGATGCTGTCCCGTTTCGGGCTCGAGTCGAAGGCGCAGGTGCATCCGTTCCTGCTGTCGGGCGGCGAGAAGCGGCGGCTGTCGGTGGGCACCGCGCTCATCACTCGGCCGCAGGTGCTCGCACTCGACGAGCCCACCTTCGGCCAGGACCGCGCCAGGGCCACCGAACTCCTCACCCTGCTGCACGACCTCCGCGACGAGGGGACGACGATCCTCGTCGTGACGCACGACCTGCAGCTCGTCGCCGAGCACACCTCGCACACGATCGTCCTGCGCGACGGGCGCGTGCACGCGGCCGGCACCACCGCCGACCTGTTCCGCAACGAGCGGACGTTCACGGACGCAGGGCTGCGGCTCCCTCCCCTGCAGCGCGTGCTCGCGGCATCCGGGTGGGCGATCGCATGA
- a CDS encoding M15 family metallopeptidase, with the protein MTSTPQPRHAAPRSPISGPALPLGLAVTAVGILLSIASAPVTTSAPSSAPMPEPVVVAEVPAVQVGATTAADPCSEPSVLEAISVADDAAIIAGFGGGESFRAAVVAGNAPCIALDDPAHVWVVVNKARPLNPITFAPGSLTDMPLEMTTRSGQARTDVSAAIGELAAAAAAEGAGQIGANNGYRSYDLQVSTHASHVRSSGQAGADAASARAGHSEHQTGLALDVVACSPECGEIDAFGATPQGAWVAENAWEYGFIVRYEQVGSGITGYKPEPWHLRYLGTELAAAYHHGGYHTLEQFFGLPAAPDYAH; encoded by the coding sequence ATGACCAGCACGCCGCAGCCTCGGCATGCGGCCCCGCGCTCCCCGATCAGCGGACCCGCACTGCCCCTCGGACTCGCGGTGACCGCTGTCGGCATCCTGCTGTCGATCGCGAGCGCTCCCGTCACGACGTCCGCGCCCTCGAGCGCGCCGATGCCGGAGCCGGTCGTCGTGGCCGAGGTCCCCGCCGTGCAGGTGGGGGCGACGACGGCCGCCGACCCGTGCTCGGAGCCGTCGGTGCTGGAGGCGATCTCCGTCGCCGACGATGCGGCGATCATCGCCGGATTCGGCGGAGGCGAGAGCTTCCGCGCGGCAGTGGTCGCCGGCAACGCGCCCTGCATCGCTCTCGACGACCCCGCGCACGTCTGGGTCGTCGTGAACAAGGCGCGACCGCTGAACCCGATCACGTTCGCGCCCGGATCGCTCACCGACATGCCGCTCGAGATGACCACGCGCTCGGGTCAGGCGCGCACCGACGTCTCCGCCGCGATCGGCGAGCTCGCCGCCGCAGCCGCCGCTGAGGGCGCGGGTCAGATCGGTGCGAACAACGGCTACCGCTCGTACGACCTGCAGGTGTCGACGCACGCGTCTCACGTGCGCAGCAGTGGCCAGGCCGGAGCGGATGCCGCGTCGGCGCGCGCCGGGCACAGCGAGCATCAGACGGGTCTCGCGCTCGACGTCGTGGCGTGCAGCCCCGAGTGCGGGGAGATCGACGCTTTCGGCGCGACGCCGCAGGGGGCATGGGTCGCCGAGAACGCCTGGGAGTACGGGTTCATCGTGCGGTACGAGCAGGTCGGCAGCGGGATCACCGGATACAAGCCGGAACCGTGGCATCTGCGGTACCTCGGCACCGAGCTCGCCGCCGCGTACCATCACGGCGGCTATCACACGCTCGAGCAGTTCTTCGGGCTCCCCGCGGCCCCCGATTACGCGCACTGA
- a CDS encoding energy-coupling factor transporter transmembrane component T: protein MSLIVDPYAALAQTSRRQFLYALNPLAKIAGVVPAMVLLIFVRDLATPATFLVLAMAVIAVGARLTARTAALLFGALPLGILAIGVGFSLWVDASLVADTPAVVQIGAWTLHQGALAIGFATGLRLGAIIALALIGGLTTTGPDLVRATVQQLRVPYRIGYTALAAFRFVPRFGYELSVIRAAHRVRGHHGGSGPFARIARGWGYIVPLLAGAIRHAERVALAMDSRAFGAHPTRTERHLVPFRARDTVFVVLCLVISAAVFAAFFPWQLP, encoded by the coding sequence ATGAGCCTGATCGTCGACCCGTATGCAGCCCTGGCGCAGACCTCACGTCGCCAGTTCCTGTACGCGCTCAATCCGCTCGCGAAGATCGCGGGCGTCGTCCCGGCGATGGTGCTGCTGATCTTCGTGCGGGATCTCGCGACTCCCGCCACGTTCCTTGTGCTCGCGATGGCGGTGATCGCGGTCGGCGCACGGCTCACGGCCCGCACGGCGGCGCTGCTCTTCGGAGCGCTGCCGCTCGGCATCCTCGCGATCGGCGTCGGCTTCTCGCTGTGGGTGGATGCCTCTCTCGTCGCCGACACCCCCGCCGTGGTGCAGATCGGGGCATGGACCCTCCACCAGGGAGCCCTCGCGATCGGCTTCGCGACCGGACTGCGACTGGGCGCGATCATCGCCCTCGCGCTGATCGGCGGGCTCACGACGACCGGTCCCGACCTCGTACGCGCGACCGTGCAGCAGCTGCGGGTCCCCTATCGCATCGGATACACGGCGCTCGCGGCATTCCGGTTCGTGCCCCGCTTCGGATACGAGCTGTCGGTCATCCGCGCCGCCCATCGGGTGCGCGGGCACCACGGCGGCAGCGGCCCGTTCGCCCGGATCGCCCGCGGCTGGGGATACATCGTGCCACTGCTGGCCGGCGCCATCCGCCACGCCGAACGAGTCGCCCTCGCGATGGACTCCCGCGCCTTCGGCGCCCACCCGACCCGCACCGAACGACACCTGGTGCCGTTCCGCGCACGCGACACCGTATTCGTCGTCCTGTGCCTCGTCATCTCCGCCGCGGTGTTCGCGGCGTTCTTCCCCTGGCAGCTGCCCTGA
- a CDS encoding siderophore-interacting protein: MAYSKLVKPESSELLHLTVLRTERLAPHWIRVTLGGGEVSKFRPMGFDQWFRLFLPIGGDAGLDRVPAKANKMFGYLKFLRIPDGERPVMRNYTVRAYRPATGDTGAEIDVDFVLHGSAADGTAGPASRWAETCAPGENVLIIDEGLTFNPQRGTDRVVLIGDETALPAIASICASLPEGATGTAIIEVPSDEDALDFPHPAGVDVVWLTRPHEFPPGSRALSQLHDLALPEAPFHAYAAGEQSLASGVRKHLVGERGVDKNAVSFCGYWKLGAASPASKAARDAAAEPLA, encoded by the coding sequence ATGGCATACAGCAAGCTCGTGAAGCCCGAGTCGTCCGAGCTCCTGCACCTCACGGTGCTCCGCACCGAGCGCCTCGCCCCGCACTGGATCAGGGTGACGCTCGGCGGCGGCGAGGTCTCGAAGTTCCGCCCGATGGGCTTCGACCAGTGGTTCCGCCTCTTCCTCCCGATCGGAGGGGATGCCGGTCTCGACCGCGTGCCCGCCAAGGCGAACAAGATGTTCGGGTACCTGAAGTTCCTGCGCATCCCTGACGGCGAGCGACCCGTGATGCGCAACTACACCGTGCGGGCGTACCGGCCTGCGACCGGCGACACCGGTGCCGAGATCGACGTGGACTTCGTGCTGCACGGCTCCGCGGCAGACGGGACGGCCGGGCCGGCGTCACGCTGGGCCGAGACCTGCGCGCCGGGCGAGAACGTCCTCATCATCGACGAGGGCCTGACCTTCAACCCGCAGCGCGGGACGGACCGGGTCGTGCTCATCGGCGACGAGACGGCACTGCCCGCCATCGCGTCGATCTGCGCGTCGCTTCCCGAGGGCGCGACGGGCACGGCGATCATCGAGGTCCCCTCCGACGAGGACGCCCTCGACTTCCCGCACCCAGCGGGCGTCGACGTCGTGTGGCTCACCCGTCCGCACGAGTTCCCGCCGGGATCGCGCGCGCTGTCTCAACTGCACGACCTGGCACTGCCCGAGGCGCCCTTCCACGCGTATGCGGCCGGGGAGCAGTCCCTGGCATCGGGGGTGCGCAAGCACCTCGTCGGCGAGCGCGGCGTCGACAAGAACGCTGTGAGCTTCTGCGGTTACTGGAAGCTCGGCGCCGCGTCGCCGGCATCCAAGGCGGCTCGGGATGCCGCGGCGGAGCCGCTCGCGTGA
- a CDS encoding Rv2578c family radical SAM protein, with protein MRWQGQKVGDVDTAALPGLEDRSSMLRSVTTPEFAGMTFHEVLSKSALNHVPGASRMPFAWTINPYRGCSHACTYCFARGTHEYLDLDGGSDFDSQIVVKTNIVEVLQRELRKGSWRHETVALGTNTDPYQRAEGRYKLMPGIIDALAASGTPISILTKGTLIRRDIPLLVKAAQRVPVDVQMSIAMYDDDLQKAIEPGAPTTQARLDTVKALTDAGFPVTVFLMPIMPHMTDSVDAIDTALRRIKDAGARRVIYGALHLRPGVKPWFMQWLGEARPDLVSSYLGLYPGVSVEAPKGYRQWLAKRARPLIRMHGLDGRDENDYPRRGTRPGQGHVDSIWSQNESQGGARATTSVGFRTTGSSGEAPAQPMLF; from the coding sequence ATGAGGTGGCAGGGTCAGAAGGTCGGTGACGTCGACACCGCAGCGCTGCCCGGACTCGAAGACCGGTCGAGCATGCTGCGCTCCGTCACGACCCCCGAGTTCGCAGGGATGACGTTCCACGAGGTGCTGTCGAAGTCGGCACTCAACCACGTGCCGGGCGCTTCACGCATGCCGTTCGCGTGGACCATCAACCCCTATCGCGGATGCAGCCATGCGTGCACTTACTGTTTCGCCCGCGGGACGCACGAGTATCTCGACCTCGACGGCGGATCGGACTTCGACTCGCAGATCGTCGTGAAAACCAACATCGTCGAGGTGCTGCAGCGGGAGCTGCGCAAAGGCAGCTGGCGGCACGAGACGGTCGCTCTCGGCACGAACACCGATCCATACCAGCGCGCCGAGGGCCGGTACAAGCTCATGCCGGGCATCATCGACGCCCTCGCCGCCTCGGGAACGCCGATCTCGATCCTCACCAAGGGCACATTGATCCGACGCGACATCCCGTTGCTGGTGAAGGCGGCGCAGCGTGTTCCGGTCGACGTGCAGATGTCGATCGCGATGTACGACGACGATCTGCAGAAGGCGATCGAGCCGGGCGCCCCCACCACTCAGGCGAGGCTCGACACGGTGAAGGCACTCACGGATGCCGGATTCCCCGTCACCGTCTTCCTGATGCCGATCATGCCGCACATGACCGACTCGGTCGACGCGATCGACACCGCGCTGAGACGGATCAAGGATGCCGGAGCGCGGCGCGTCATCTACGGCGCACTGCACCTGCGGCCCGGTGTGAAGCCCTGGTTCATGCAGTGGTTGGGCGAAGCGCGACCCGATCTCGTGTCGTCGTACCTCGGACTGTACCCCGGGGTGTCCGTCGAGGCGCCGAAGGGCTACCGCCAGTGGCTCGCCAAGCGCGCACGCCCGCTGATCCGCATGCACGGCCTCGACGGGCGCGACGAGAACGACTACCCCCGCCGCGGCACCCGCCCCGGGCAGGGGCACGTCGACTCGATCTGGAGTCAGAACGAGTCGCAGGGCGGCGCCCGGGCGACGACGTCCGTCGGGTTCCGCACCACAGGATCGAGCGGGGAGGCCCCTGCACAGCCGATGCTGTTCTGA
- a CDS encoding ECF transporter S component produces the protein MARTPLLSTRVLLVCAAIGVATGILGGIAGLVTPGVLVLTPYLYGLVLGSHVLPGIIAQEVLRRPLVALVTHVIAALISSAFNPAWSLRFIGTALLFGAIQEGIAALTRYRAWGAWRFFLSAGVIGILVAVVVFFAAHLGALPPWAQIAYLVVSVLGPVAWTAVGLAIGSALSRAGVARR, from the coding sequence GTGGCCCGCACCCCTCTCCTGTCGACGCGCGTGCTGCTCGTCTGCGCCGCGATCGGCGTCGCCACCGGCATCCTGGGCGGCATCGCCGGGCTCGTCACGCCGGGGGTGCTGGTGCTCACGCCCTACCTCTACGGCCTCGTGCTCGGGTCGCACGTCCTGCCGGGGATCATCGCGCAGGAGGTGCTGCGCAGGCCGCTCGTCGCGCTCGTGACGCACGTGATCGCCGCGCTCATCTCGAGCGCGTTCAATCCGGCATGGTCGCTGCGCTTCATCGGCACGGCGCTGCTGTTCGGAGCGATCCAGGAGGGGATCGCCGCGCTGACCCGCTACCGTGCGTGGGGCGCATGGCGGTTCTTCCTGTCGGCGGGGGTGATCGGCATCCTCGTCGCCGTGGTCGTGTTCTTCGCGGCGCACCTCGGGGCGCTGCCGCCGTGGGCGCAGATCGCGTATCTCGTGGTGTCGGTGCTCGGCCCGGTGGCGTGGACCGCGGTCGGGCTCGCGATCGGCTCGGCGCTGAGTCGCGCGGGCGTCGCGCGTCGCTGA